CTGTACCGATCATCGGCAGTACGGCGTACGGCGAGAGCGCCGGAGCGAGTGCCGGTGCGGCGACGGTCCGGCCCCCCGCACAGCGGGCCACGGGCGGTGAGAACGCCCTGCGGCTGCCCGAGCTGCGTGCCCTGCGCCGGGACGCGACGCGCGACGAGGCCGACCTCAGCTATCTGCGCCGACTCCTTCAGGGCCGGATCGACATCCTGCGGGCCGAGCTGGCCCGCCGGTCGGCGCCCGAGACGCCTGTCGTGGACCGGCTCTCCGAGATCCTGGCCGACACCCCGTCGCTCCACCGGTCCTCCGCCCGGCATGTGACTCTTTCCACACCGCGGAACGAGGAGTTCCGGCTGCTGGCCGCCGAAGCGCTCGCCGAAGTGGAGCTCTCGGACCTGGAAGCCCGTACGGACGAGGAGTTGCGGGCCGCGATGGGCCGGCTGGTCCGCCACGAGCAGCAGATTTCGAGGCGTCGGCACGACCTCCAGCGGACGGCGGACGATTGCAGCGCGGAGATCGCCCGCAGGTACCGTGAAGGCGAAGCACAAGTAGACGACCTGCTCACGTAACGCCGTGGCTGCCTTCCGGAGCGGTCCCCGCCCGGAAGGCCCGTTGATGACGACTCGCAGGACGACGACGCCCACGACCGCGGCGGCGACGAAGGTCGCGACCAGGAGCGCGACCGCGGCGGCCGAGGTCACGACGGAGGTCACCGCTCAGTCCCCGGTCCTCGCGGAGATCGTGCGGTCCGGCTTCGTGGAGGGCAGGCACCGCGGCTCGCTGGTGCTGCTCGCGGCCGACGGCAGTGTGGAGTTCGCGCTCGGCGACCCGGACGTGCCGGTCTTCCCGCGCTCCAGCAACAAGCCCCTCCAGGCCGCCGCAGTGCTGCGCGCCGGCGTCGAACTGTCGGGTGAACGGCTGGCGTTGGCGGCGGCGAGCCACTCCGGCGAGGACTTCCACCTCGCCCTCGTACAGAAGATGCTCGCCGAGTCCGGACTGACGGCGGACGATCTGCTGAACCCGGCGGACCTGCCGCTGGACCGGGTCGAGGCCGAGGCGTATCTGGCGGCGGGACGCATCCGCGACCGCGTCACCATGAACTGCTCCGGCAAGCACGCGGCGATGCTCGCGGCCTGCGTGCGCAACGACTGGCCGCTGGACACATACCTGGAGCCGTCCCACCCGTTGCAGCGGCTCGTGGCCACGGTGGTCGAGGAGACGTCGGGGGAGCGGGTCGCGGCGCTCGGTACGGACGGATGCGGCGCCCCGCTGATGGCCATCAGCCTCACCGGACTCGCCCGCTCCTTCCGCCACTTCGTCCTCGCAGAGCCGGGCACGGCCGAGCGCCGGGTGGCGGACGCGATGCGGGCTCACCCGTCGTACGTCGCCGGCACCCGCAGGGCCGACACCTGGCTGATGCGCGAGGTGCCGGGCGCGCTGTCGAAGATGGGCGCGGAGGCGGTGCAGGCGGTGGCGCTGGAGGACGGCCGCGCGCTGGCGTTCAAGGTGGACGACGGCGGCCTTCGCGCGCTGGGGCCGGTGCTGGCACGGGCGTTGGGGCTGCTGGGGGTCGAGGGACCGGTGCTGAAGCGGATCGGCCGGGCGCCGTTGCTGGGGGGCGACGCAGAGGTCGGCCAGGTGCGCGCGACGTTCTGACCGCTCTCCCCTCGGCCGGCCTGCGGCGGAAATCCGCAGGACTTTCCGCCCCGCCTGTGTTTAGCGTACGAGCATGGCCATCGACGTCCGCGTGATCACCGAATCCGACTTCCCCGCCTGGCTCCGCGCCCTGAACACCGGCTTCCTCAGGTCGCCCGCGGTGAGCGAGGAAAACGTCGCGGACCGCAGGTCGTACATGGACACGCGCCGTATGCGGGGCGCGTTCGACGAGGGCCGCTGCGTCGCGACGTACCGCACCTTCCCCCAAGAACTGACCGCCGTCGGCGGCGCCCGGCTGCCGTCCAGCGCGATCTCCAACGTCACGGTCTCGGCCACGCACCGCCGCCGCGGGCTGCTCAGCCGCATGATCACCGCGGATCTGGCGGAAGCGAAGGAGCGCGGCGACGTGGTCTCCACGCTGATCGCGGCGGAGTACCCGATCTACGGGCGGTATGGCTTCGGCCCGGCCGCCTGGATCACCGACTGGTCGATCGACGTGCCGCGCGCCGGCCTCGACCCACGCGCCTCCGGCCAGCCGGACGACGGCGGCCGCGTCGACCTGGCCGACGGCTCGGACGTGACGAAGCTGGGCCCCGACCTGCACGAGCGGCTGCGCTCCCTGAGGCACGGCGTGATCAGCCGCAACGAGCGCTGGTGGCGGGTCCTCACGGGCACGGCCACCTCGCACGGCGCACCGTGGAGCGAGCCGTTCCACGCGGTGTACCGCTCGGCCTCGGGCGAGGTGGAGGGCCTGCTGACGTACAAGGCGGACGAGGTGTGGGGCGACGCCAAGCAGCCGCTGAACACGGCGACGGTGCTCGACGCGATCGCCGTGACGACGGCGGCGGAGCGCGCGCTGTGGCGCTACGTCTGCTCGATCGACTGGATCACCACGGTCCGCACCGGCTACCGCGCCCCCGACGACCTGCTCCCTCTCTTCCTCCCGGACCCGCGCGCGGCCAGGATCGTCACCCAGGCGGACTTCCTCTGGGTGCGGATCCTCGACACCGTACGAGCCCTGGAATCCCGCACGTACGCGGCCTCCGGCACCCTGGTCCTGAACATCCACGACCGCGCGTCCCTGGCCTCGGGCCGCTACCGCCTGGACACCACCCCGACGACCACGACCTGCACCCCGACGACACAGTCGCCCGACCTGACGCTGGACGTGCGCGAGCTGGGCGCGCTGTACCTGGGCGACGAATCGGCGGTCCGGCTGGCGGCGCTGGGCACGGTGACGGAGGAGAAGCCGGGAGCGGCCTCCCGCACGGACGCCCTGTTCCGCACCTCCCGACGGCCTTGGTGCCCGGACGTGTTCTGAGCGCCGGTGAGGCTGAACGACCGTGGTCAGCCGGTGCCCGGTTGCATCAGCAGCAGGGCCAGCACTACGGCGCCGATGCCCGCGCAGGTGGGGTTCTTGGCCTTGATCCCGATGCTCAGCAGGACCAGTGCGACGACCCCCATGGCACCGAAGTGCCAGGCGACGAGCTGTTCGAAGCCGACGGCGAAGGTGGCGAGGACGAGGGCTATCAGGGGCATGACGGATCTCCTTCAGGCGGACTGCCAGGGAAGTAAGCCGATCAACTCCCGTACAACTTGATGTAGTTGACTGTATTGTTCATGCCCGCTGACAAGTGCCCAGCAAACTTGTGTAGTTGTATGTCTTTTAGGCTGGCAAGGTCGGATGGGTTGGGAAGGTTGTCCGACTCATCTACACGCAACTGAGGCGTGGTTGTACGGTTGCGGGGTGGTACATCGAGAGTCAGGTCACGAAGAGCCCAGGTACCGGTACGCGACGATCGCGGATGGTCTGCGTGCCGCGATCAACCGCGGTGACTTCCGGGCGACCGGACGGCTTCCGACCAACGAGGAACTGGTCGAGCGTTTCGGCGCGTCCAGGTCGACCGTCCTGAAGGCGCTCGACGTGCTCCGCGAGGAGCGGCTGATCGAGAGTCGGCGCGGGAGCGGGACGTTCGTGGCTCCCGGGCTGCCCGGCGGGGCCGCACCCGCGGAGGCGGAGGGTGAGGCCGTCGCCTCGGAGAGCGTGCCCGCTGTGATGCTGGGGCCGTCTCTCGACAAGGCGTTCAAGGCGCCCGCGGTGACCCTCGACGTCTACTCGATGACCACGGAGGTGCTGGCGAACCGCATCTCGGACCAGGCCCAGCGCATCCAGGAGGACAGGGCGACGCCGGCCCCGTCGAGCATCACAGCCCGGCTGATGCTGCCGGACACCCGCGCCAAGCTGTGGGTGCCGTCGAACGTCGACGATCCCGAGGACCCGCGCCCGCTCCAGCGACTTCAGGGGATCCTCTACCGAAGCGTGTCCCAGATACGGCAGGCACTGTTCGATCTCCAGGCCAAGAATTTCGTCCCGGAGGTGACAGTCGACGTAAGGGTCGTGTCCTCGATTCCGGACTTCAAGTTGTACATCCTGAACGGGAATCTGGCCCTTCAGGGGCTCTACGAGATCACGGAGCACGACGTCATGTGGGAGAAGACCGGAGAGGTGATGACGATCAAGGACGCCATCGGTCTGGGATCGGCCTCGCTGCTGCATCCGTACCGTGCGGCCGCCGATTCCCCGCCCGGCGCCGATGCCTTGCCCGGCCCCGCGGCCGGCCGGATGGGTTTCGTGGAGCGGGCGCAGAAGTTCTTCGACTCGCGCTGGGACCACCTGGCGACAGAGGCGGACTTCTGATCGTGGCTGCTCTTCCGCAGGCTGCTTCCTCCCGGCACCAGGCGCTGAAGCGGATGCTGAGCCGGGCCAGATGCGTCGTGCTGGACCTGGACGGGCCGGTCGTGCGGTTCTTCGCCCGGCCCGACGGGTCGCCGGACAGCGTCGCTCCCTCCATCGCCGCCGAACTGCTCGACATCGCACGGGTGAACGGCACCGTTTTGCCCGAGCTGGAGGGGGTGGAGGACCCCCACCGGATCCTCACGGTCCATGACCGGCACCCCGGAGCCGGCGTATGGCGCAGGGTCGCCCTGGAGATGCGCGACACGCTCGACAGCGCGGAGTGGAAGGCGGCCGAGCACGGCACGGAGACCGACGGTGCCACCGACTTCATCCGTGAGTGGCGGGCACGGGGGCGGCATCTCTCCGTCGCCTCCAACAACCACCCGGTCGCCGTCACCCGCGTCCTGGAGCGGCTGGGCGTGCTCGACCGCTTCGACGGTCCGGTGGTCGGCCGCGCCGCGGACACCAGGCTGATGAAGCCTCATCCGCACGCGCTCCGGCTCGCGATGGTGCCGGCGGCGGGAGGCCCCGAGCGGCACGTGATGATCGGTGACTCGCGGTCGGATCTCGTCACGGCCCAAGCGGTGGGGATGCCCTTCATCGGCTACCACCGCAAGGCGGCGGCACGGGAATTGCTCGCCGCCGCCGGCGCCCCCGTGGTGCTGGAGTCGATGAGGGAACTGCTGGCTGCCCTCCCGGACTGAACGCGCTGCCCCGGCAAGCGCCCTGTTCCCCTGGCGCCCTCCTCTCGTTTACATGTTCCCTCCCTATTGGGAGTGGTTGAGGGCAAGATGGTGTATAGAGGCGCCGCTTTCGTGCCCCTCCGACCCGACGGACGGAGCGACGTGACCGACCCGAACATGACCGACCCGGTATGACAGTTGACGCGGTGTCCGACGTACGTCGGCGGGCGGCCGGGTCGAGTGGCGGAGACCACGAAGTCGTACGGCCGCTCACGGGCTACCACCACGAGGCGTACGCCATTCCGCTACCGCGGGGGAACGCGCTCGGTGACCGCTACGACCGGGCCAACCTCCGGGTTCCGCGACCGGGGGTGCTCTGGTTCGACCGGCGGTACTTCGCTTCGGAGGACCGGCTCCTGTTGGCGTTGCACGGCCGGATCGACCGGATTCCCGAGGTCATACGGACCGACGGCAGCGCTGTTCTACAGGGTTTTGTCGAGGGCCGGACCCTCGGGACCGGGTGGCCGGGAGGCCGACAGCTGTCCCCCCGTCACCTCGGCCAACTGGGCACCTTCTTCCACCAGTTGGTCTCCGTCGATCCGTACGGCGCGGACATCGCCCAGGTCCCCGTGATGGGACCCGGTCCGGACGACGGGGATTCGGCCGCCGCACTCGGACAGCTCGTGGACTTCACCGAACGGCGGGTCTACCGCAAGCACGAGCAGCGGTACGGTCCGCTCTTCGCGGCGCTCGGAGTCGTCGGCACGGACGGGATCGACCGGCTGCGTGAACGGGCCCGGACCCTGCGCAGACGCCCGTTCGCCCTGCTCCACGGTGATCTGCACCGCGAGAACTTCGTCATCGACCTCGCCGGGGACCTGTGGGTCATCGACTGGGAACTCGCCATGGTCGGCGACCCGCTCTACGACCTGGCGACACACCTCCACCTGATGCGTCACCCCGCCCGCGAGGCCGCCAGGACGGCCCGCGTCTGGTGCGACGCGGTGGAGAGGGCGCGGCCCGGCAGCTCGGACGGCTGGCAGCGGGACCTGCCGGTGCTGCTTGCGTACAAGCGGCTGCAGTCCGTCTACACGGACGTCATCCGCGCCGCCCGGTCCCTGGAGGACGACAGTGAGGTGAACCGGCGACGGCTGTCGGCGGTGGCGTGGCGGATCCAGCGGGTCCTGGACACGGCGCGGGAGCCGCTGGGGCCGGATTCCGCACCGACACGCAGGCAGATCATTTCCGCGTACCGGAACTGGCTGGCGGTGACGCCCGCGCGGTGAGTGCCGACCATGTCGGCTCACGCCCCCCGGGGCCGGACCCCCTCACGCCGTCCGCTTCCTGAACAGCCGCCCCGACAACCCCACCGCCACCAGCAGGATCCCCGCGCACCAGGCCAGTGCCACCCAGGGGTCCGAGCCCACCGGGCGGTTGAGGAGGAGGCCGCGGAGGGATTCGATCACCGGGGTGACCGGCTGGTTGTAGGCGAAGCCGTGGAGCCAGGTCGGCATCGCGGCGATCGGGGCGAACGTGCTGCTCGGGTAGGTCAGGAACATCATGAAGAACGAGAAGGCGCCCGCCGCCTCCGGGGACTTGGTGAGCAGGCCGACCGCCGCCGCCAGCCAGGAGATCGCCACGATGAAGGCGAGCAGCAGGCCCGCTGCCGCGAAGGCGGCCGGGAGGGTCGGGGACGGGCGGAAGCCGATCAGCAGGGCCACGCCGAGGACCAGGACCGTCGAGACGACGTTGCGGACGGTGCTCGAAGCGACATGGCCGGCCAGGATCGCCGTGCCGCCGACGTCGAGTGAGCGGAGGCGGTCGATGATGCCGCCCTTCATGTCCTCGTTGACGCTCACCGCCGTGCCCGACGAGCCGAAACCGGCGCAGAGCAGCAGGACACCGGGCACGACGTAGGAGACGTACGGCCCGCCCGTGCCGGTGTCGATGGCGCCGCCGAAGAGGTAGACGAAGATCAGCATCAGCATGACCGGCAGCATGAGCGAGGTGAAGACGGCGTCGACGTTGCGGCTGCTCAGCCGGATCGAACGGCCCGTCATGACAAGGGTGTTGTTCAGCGCCCGGCCGGCCGGGGTCACCGTCGTCGCGTCAGACATGGGTCGGCTCCTCGGTGGTCAGGGGGTCGGTGTCGGGCGTACGGGCGGCGCCTTGGCCGGTCAGGGCCATGAACACGTCGTCGAGCGTCACGCTGTGCACGGCGAAGCTCACGACGTCGCGGCGCGCCGGATCGACCTCGTCCAGCAGCGCCCGTACCCGCGTCGCCGTGCCGTCCGTCGGCAGGCCGAGCGTGAGTGTGTCGGGGGACCGGCGTACGGCGAGCGGCGCGAGGCGCTCGTACGCCGCCGCGTCGGCGAGCACCAGGTCGAGACGGTGTCCGGAGACCCGGCTCTTCAGCTCCGGCGCCGTGCCCTCGGCGACCAGCCGGCCGCCGTCGAGTACGGCGATACGGTCCGCCAACTGGTCCGCCTCCTCCAGGTACTGGGTGGTGAGGAAGACCGTGGAGCCCCCCGCCGACAGCTCGCGCACCACCTGCCACAGCTCCTGCCGGCTGCGCAGGTCGAGCCCGGTCGTCGGCTCGTCCAGGAAGATGACCTCCGGCTCGCCGACCAGTCCGGCGGCCAGATCGAGCCGCCGCCGCATACCGCCCGAGTACGTGCGGGTGAGCCGCCGCCCGGCGGTGGTGAGGCCGAACCGCTCCAGCAGGTCCGCGGCCCGGCGGTGCGCGTCCGCGCGTGACAGGCCGTGGAGGCGCGCCATCATGCGCAGGTTCTCCTCGCCGGTCTGCTTCTCGTCGACCGAGGCGAACTGTCCGGTCAGGCTCACGGCCCGGCGCACCTGGCGCCGCTGGGTCCGTACGTCGTAACCCGCCACCCGGGCCGTGCCGCCGTCCGCGTCGGCGAGCGTGGCGA
This window of the Streptomyces niveus genome carries:
- a CDS encoding ABC transporter substrate-binding protein yields the protein MSTSGAGQSPGPVPIIGSTAYGESAGASAGAATVRPPAQRATGGENALRLPELRALRRDATRDEADLSYLRRLLQGRIDILRAELARRSAPETPVVDRLSEILADTPSLHRSSARHVTLSTPRNEEFRLLAAEALAEVELSDLEARTDEELRAAMGRLVRHEQQISRRRHDLQRTADDCSAEIARRYREGEAQVDDLLT
- a CDS encoding asparaginase, whose amino-acid sequence is MTTRRTTTPTTAAATKVATRSATAAAEVTTEVTAQSPVLAEIVRSGFVEGRHRGSLVLLAADGSVEFALGDPDVPVFPRSSNKPLQAAAVLRAGVELSGERLALAAASHSGEDFHLALVQKMLAESGLTADDLLNPADLPLDRVEAEAYLAAGRIRDRVTMNCSGKHAAMLAACVRNDWPLDTYLEPSHPLQRLVATVVEETSGERVAALGTDGCGAPLMAISLTGLARSFRHFVLAEPGTAERRVADAMRAHPSYVAGTRRADTWLMREVPGALSKMGAEAVQAVALEDGRALAFKVDDGGLRALGPVLARALGLLGVEGPVLKRIGRAPLLGGDAEVGQVRATF
- a CDS encoding GNAT family N-acetyltransferase: MAIDVRVITESDFPAWLRALNTGFLRSPAVSEENVADRRSYMDTRRMRGAFDEGRCVATYRTFPQELTAVGGARLPSSAISNVTVSATHRRRGLLSRMITADLAEAKERGDVVSTLIAAEYPIYGRYGFGPAAWITDWSIDVPRAGLDPRASGQPDDGGRVDLADGSDVTKLGPDLHERLRSLRHGVISRNERWWRVLTGTATSHGAPWSEPFHAVYRSASGEVEGLLTYKADEVWGDAKQPLNTATVLDAIAVTTAAERALWRYVCSIDWITTVRTGYRAPDDLLPLFLPDPRAARIVTQADFLWVRILDTVRALESRTYAASGTLVLNIHDRASLASGRYRLDTTPTTTTCTPTTQSPDLTLDVRELGALYLGDESAVRLAALGTVTEEKPGAASRTDALFRTSRRPWCPDVF
- a CDS encoding winged helix-turn-helix domain-containing protein, whose amino-acid sequence is MVHRESGHEEPRYRYATIADGLRAAINRGDFRATGRLPTNEELVERFGASRSTVLKALDVLREERLIESRRGSGTFVAPGLPGGAAPAEAEGEAVASESVPAVMLGPSLDKAFKAPAVTLDVYSMTTEVLANRISDQAQRIQEDRATPAPSSITARLMLPDTRAKLWVPSNVDDPEDPRPLQRLQGILYRSVSQIRQALFDLQAKNFVPEVTVDVRVVSSIPDFKLYILNGNLALQGLYEITEHDVMWEKTGEVMTIKDAIGLGSASLLHPYRAAADSPPGADALPGPAAGRMGFVERAQKFFDSRWDHLATEADF
- a CDS encoding HAD family hydrolase, translated to MAALPQAASSRHQALKRMLSRARCVVLDLDGPVVRFFARPDGSPDSVAPSIAAELLDIARVNGTVLPELEGVEDPHRILTVHDRHPGAGVWRRVALEMRDTLDSAEWKAAEHGTETDGATDFIREWRARGRHLSVASNNHPVAVTRVLERLGVLDRFDGPVVGRAADTRLMKPHPHALRLAMVPAAGGPERHVMIGDSRSDLVTAQAVGMPFIGYHRKAAARELLAAAGAPVVLESMRELLAALPD
- a CDS encoding phosphotransferase, which produces MSDVRRRAAGSSGGDHEVVRPLTGYHHEAYAIPLPRGNALGDRYDRANLRVPRPGVLWFDRRYFASEDRLLLALHGRIDRIPEVIRTDGSAVLQGFVEGRTLGTGWPGGRQLSPRHLGQLGTFFHQLVSVDPYGADIAQVPVMGPGPDDGDSAAALGQLVDFTERRVYRKHEQRYGPLFAALGVVGTDGIDRLRERARTLRRRPFALLHGDLHRENFVIDLAGDLWVIDWELAMVGDPLYDLATHLHLMRHPAREAARTARVWCDAVERARPGSSDGWQRDLPVLLAYKRLQSVYTDVIRAARSLEDDSEVNRRRLSAVAWRIQRVLDTAREPLGPDSAPTRRQIISAYRNWLAVTPAR
- a CDS encoding ABC transporter permease codes for the protein MSDATTVTPAGRALNNTLVMTGRSIRLSSRNVDAVFTSLMLPVMLMLIFVYLFGGAIDTGTGGPYVSYVVPGVLLLCAGFGSSGTAVSVNEDMKGGIIDRLRSLDVGGTAILAGHVASSTVRNVVSTVLVLGVALLIGFRPSPTLPAAFAAAGLLLAFIVAISWLAAAVGLLTKSPEAAGAFSFFMMFLTYPSSTFAPIAAMPTWLHGFAYNQPVTPVIESLRGLLLNRPVGSDPWVALAWCAGILLVAVGLSGRLFRKRTA
- a CDS encoding ATP-binding cassette domain-containing protein encodes the protein MSPQRRAISAIGLEKSYGRGDERVKVLDGIDLTVESGTVFSLLGPNGAGKTTAVRILATLADADGGTARVAGYDVRTQRRQVRRAVSLTGQFASVDEKQTGEENLRMMARLHGLSRADAHRRAADLLERFGLTTAGRRLTRTYSGGMRRRLDLAAGLVGEPEVIFLDEPTTGLDLRSRQELWQVVRELSAGGSTVFLTTQYLEEADQLADRIAVLDGGRLVAEGTAPELKSRVSGHRLDLVLADAAAYERLAPLAVRRSPDTLTLGLPTDGTATRVRALLDEVDPARRDVVSFAVHSVTLDDVFMALTGQGAARTPDTDPLTTEEPTHV